The Sandaracinaceae bacterium genome has a window encoding:
- a CDS encoding thioredoxin domain-containing protein — protein MTVSPRLRLLSLSLLGFMSLGASCSGGSATDTGGGSGSEGQERPPEGPRVESLEQVDTSALSRAEQRVWVELINDQLSPCGEPVSVGRCVSEGRSCRTCVPASRYLSRLIREGYERQEIEELYDLRYGRDGAVEIDVEDEPSRGSPMAEITIVEFSDFECPYCGRAHPVLQQVLRDFEGRVRLIFKHFPLSSHPHAMPAARAAVAAGNQGKFWEMHDLLFEHQRQLEEEDLERYAEQLELDVERFVADMQAAATQQQIDADKEEGQRLGVDGTPSFFVNGRRFREPPTALPDYLREALDE, from the coding sequence ATGACCGTCTCGCCCCGCCTCCGGTTGCTCTCCCTCTCGCTTCTGGGCTTCATGTCGCTCGGCGCCAGCTGCAGCGGCGGGAGCGCCACCGACACGGGAGGCGGCTCGGGCAGCGAGGGCCAGGAGCGCCCGCCGGAGGGCCCGCGCGTCGAGAGCCTGGAGCAGGTCGACACCTCCGCCCTCAGCCGCGCCGAGCAGCGCGTGTGGGTCGAGCTCATCAACGACCAGCTCTCGCCCTGCGGCGAGCCGGTCAGCGTGGGCCGCTGCGTCTCCGAGGGCCGCAGCTGCCGGACCTGCGTGCCCGCCTCGCGCTACCTCTCCCGCCTCATCCGAGAGGGTTACGAGCGGCAGGAGATCGAGGAGCTCTACGACCTCCGCTACGGTCGCGACGGCGCGGTCGAGATCGACGTCGAGGACGAGCCCAGCCGCGGCTCTCCCATGGCCGAGATCACCATCGTCGAGTTCAGCGACTTCGAGTGCCCCTACTGCGGCCGCGCGCACCCGGTGCTCCAGCAGGTGCTGCGCGACTTCGAAGGTCGCGTCCGGCTGATCTTCAAGCACTTCCCCCTCTCGAGCCATCCCCACGCGATGCCGGCCGCGCGCGCGGCGGTGGCGGCCGGCAACCAGGGCAAGTTCTGGGAGATGCACGACCTCCTCTTCGAGCACCAGCGGCAGCTGGAGGAAGAGGATCTCGAGCGCTACGCGGAGCAGCTCGAGCTGGACGTGGAGCGCTTCGTCGCCGACATGCAGGCGGCGGCCACGCAGCAGCAGATCGACGCGGACAAGGAAGAGGGCCAGCGTCTGGGCGTCGACGGGACGCCGAGCTTCTTCGTCAACGGACGACGCTTCCGGGAGCCGCCGACGGCGCTGCCAGACTACCTTCGTGAAGCGCTCGACGAGTGA
- a CDS encoding Ig-like domain-containing protein has product MRVVAAAFGIITSLVACDVPPDLIPEDGPVVLGAAPADGEGDADRAGPFRVFFDRRLFPRDVNRGRVSLESGTRGSFLALRFDPVDRVLLVSPQAQLDPATRYRLTLEGLRDLEGRAMASRTVITFETGEDAVWEPPPEAPTWADVAPLFAGCASEGCHVGPAPALGLDLSSGEAVARTAIGVPAVQTRVGARDRVWYGASSLDGLARIDVVAGQGQPARSYLLYKALGDPHAAGERMPPSPDPALDARSLRRLADWILAGAPTG; this is encoded by the coding sequence GTGCGAGTCGTCGCCGCGGCGTTCGGGATCATCACCTCGCTCGTCGCCTGCGACGTCCCACCGGACCTCATCCCCGAGGACGGCCCCGTCGTGCTCGGCGCCGCCCCTGCCGATGGCGAGGGCGACGCCGACCGAGCGGGGCCGTTTCGCGTCTTCTTCGATCGCCGTCTGTTCCCGCGCGACGTGAACCGTGGCCGCGTCTCGCTCGAGAGCGGGACGCGCGGGTCCTTCCTCGCGCTCCGTTTCGATCCGGTCGATCGCGTCTTGCTCGTGTCGCCGCAGGCGCAGCTCGACCCCGCCACCCGCTACCGACTCACGCTCGAGGGCCTGCGTGATCTCGAGGGGCGCGCCATGGCGTCCCGGACCGTGATCACGTTCGAGACGGGAGAGGACGCGGTGTGGGAGCCTCCGCCGGAGGCGCCCACGTGGGCGGACGTCGCCCCGCTCTTCGCGGGCTGCGCCTCCGAAGGCTGTCACGTCGGCCCCGCGCCTGCGCTGGGGCTCGATCTCTCGAGCGGAGAGGCGGTCGCGCGCACGGCGATCGGCGTGCCGGCCGTGCAGACGCGCGTGGGGGCCCGCGATCGGGTCTGGTACGGGGCGAGCTCGCTCGACGGCCTCGCGCGCATCGACGTCGTCGCGGGGCAGGGACAGCCCGCGCGCAGCTATCTCCTCTACAAGGCGCTCGGAGACCCCCACGCGGCCGGGGAGCGCATGCCTCCGTCGCCGGACCCGGCGCTCGACGCACGATCGCTCCGACGGCTCGCCGACTGGATTCTCGCGGGTGCGCCAACCGGTTGA
- a CDS encoding glycosyltransferase family 4 protein: MSSRRIRVLATAFAAVPGSSPQGASMMSMVDGLRADLDLVTVKTEDLAHTKRMGDARMFRVPVGSAPLPEQREAYGRAVRRQLEAEPYRVVHAFDPWAGAIAAEHPAPGRLLVYEVSSFPEHADAEGWIEAHRATLAAADRVWVPTLAMAAALSERGLESRVDVVRPGVDVSRFDWMEPTPPSTPRLLYLGGFGPSRDLETLLLALEKVTALRPVRLMIAGDRARERRDALRERVTELGLEAIVTVRGEPHARRLPELIAAADVCVVPSLGAAIEGLVELPQPLLEPLSCARPVVAADVPGVSELVRDEVEGLLHPAGNATALADALLEVMRDSVLRERLIRGGYRRVRDELTAGARRRRVRALYEVLVPGSQRADPWEESFDEITGLFELNTGALELLREGADTLAPPDIDTDETRAPRARDEETKPRAERPRRTDTDTHPGLVVPDTDPGRR; this comes from the coding sequence ATGAGCAGTCGCCGGATCCGGGTGCTCGCGACCGCCTTCGCCGCCGTCCCCGGCTCGAGCCCCCAGGGCGCGTCCATGATGTCGATGGTCGACGGGCTGCGCGCGGACCTCGATCTCGTGACCGTGAAGACGGAGGATCTCGCCCACACCAAGCGCATGGGCGACGCGCGCATGTTCCGGGTCCCCGTCGGGAGCGCGCCGCTGCCGGAGCAACGCGAGGCCTACGGACGCGCCGTGCGGCGCCAGCTCGAGGCGGAGCCCTATCGCGTCGTGCACGCGTTCGATCCGTGGGCCGGGGCGATCGCGGCCGAGCATCCGGCCCCGGGTCGGCTGCTCGTCTACGAGGTCTCGTCCTTCCCCGAGCACGCGGACGCGGAGGGCTGGATCGAGGCGCATCGCGCGACCCTCGCCGCGGCCGACCGGGTCTGGGTGCCCACCCTCGCGATGGCCGCGGCCCTCTCCGAGCGAGGCCTCGAGAGCCGCGTCGACGTGGTCCGGCCCGGCGTCGACGTCAGCCGGTTCGACTGGATGGAGCCCACGCCGCCCAGCACGCCGAGGCTCCTCTATCTCGGCGGCTTCGGGCCCTCGCGCGATCTCGAGACGCTCTTGCTCGCGCTCGAGAAGGTCACCGCGCTCCGCCCCGTGCGCCTGATGATCGCGGGAGACCGCGCGCGCGAGCGGCGCGACGCGCTGCGGGAGCGGGTGACCGAGCTCGGCCTCGAGGCGATCGTGACCGTGCGCGGAGAGCCTCACGCCCGCCGCCTGCCCGAGCTCATCGCCGCCGCGGACGTCTGCGTGGTGCCGTCCCTGGGCGCGGCCATCGAAGGCCTCGTCGAGCTGCCGCAGCCCCTCCTGGAGCCTCTCTCCTGCGCGCGCCCGGTGGTCGCGGCCGACGTGCCCGGGGTCTCGGAGCTGGTGCGCGACGAGGTCGAGGGCCTGCTGCACCCGGCCGGCAACGCCACCGCGCTCGCCGACGCCCTGCTCGAGGTCATGCGTGACTCCGTGTTGCGGGAGCGGTTGATCCGCGGCGGCTACCGTCGCGTCCGTGACGAGCTGACCGCCGGCGCGCGGCGACGACGCGTGCGCGCCCTCTACGAGGTGCTGGTGCCCGGCTCGCAGCGCGCGGACCCGTGGGAGGAGAGCTTCGACGAGATCACCGGGTTGTTCGAGCTGAACACCGGCGCGCTGGAGCTGCTGCGCGAGGGCGCGGACACCCTGGCGCCGCCGGACATCGACACGGACGAGACGCGCGCGCCGAGAGCCCGCGACGAGGAGACCAAGCCTCGCGCGGAGCGCCCACGCCGGACCGACACCGACACCCACCCCGGGCTGGTCGTGCCGGACACCGACCCGGGCCGGCGCTGA
- a CDS encoding cytochrome c3 family protein, whose product MAVIRGRLGERLAWAALALSLTAAATLGVQRGARGQSRPPAAATDVPRLPSPVIYPPERIALRMDHALPAHAELRCVRCHRGAGLSERVEDHLIPREDSCQPCHAEDLDREAPDRATRCATCHVGFGERDEQLVPASEFPTARLRFSHRTHVENGMRCLTCHEGVGQVGVATRANLPTMRQCFECHGPPGFAAEASAPAQCETCHLTRPDGMLRTRFPEGELNPPDWLFSARHDHEWLVRHRWVGADQGSLCAECHQESDCVDCHDGRVRPRRVHPGDYLTTHVAQARRDQPRCTSCHETSRFCTECHSRLGLSTMAAPAVRATSRYHPPNAVWVRGPVLHGLEARRAMNACASCHAERDCVQCHGALGIGAGVSPHPPGFAASCLGALSGNARACRTCHGDLEALRMRCGG is encoded by the coding sequence ATGGCGGTGATCCGAGGGCGCCTGGGCGAACGACTCGCGTGGGCCGCGCTGGCGCTGTCTCTGACGGCGGCCGCGACGCTCGGGGTGCAGCGCGGCGCGCGCGGGCAGAGCCGCCCGCCGGCCGCCGCGACCGATGTGCCGCGGCTCCCCTCGCCGGTCATCTATCCGCCCGAGCGCATCGCGCTTCGCATGGACCACGCGCTGCCGGCCCACGCGGAGCTGCGCTGCGTCCGGTGTCACCGCGGGGCGGGGCTGTCCGAGCGGGTCGAGGATCACCTCATCCCGCGGGAAGACAGCTGCCAGCCCTGCCACGCCGAGGACCTGGACCGCGAGGCGCCCGACCGCGCGACCCGCTGCGCGACCTGTCACGTCGGCTTCGGGGAGCGGGACGAGCAGCTCGTGCCGGCGTCCGAGTTCCCGACCGCGCGGCTGCGCTTCTCGCACCGCACGCACGTGGAGAACGGGATGCGATGCCTGACCTGCCACGAGGGCGTCGGGCAGGTGGGCGTCGCGACCCGCGCGAACCTCCCCACGATGCGGCAGTGCTTCGAGTGCCACGGGCCGCCCGGCTTCGCCGCGGAGGCGAGCGCACCCGCGCAGTGCGAGACCTGTCACCTCACGCGCCCGGACGGGATGCTCCGGACGCGCTTCCCCGAGGGCGAGCTGAACCCGCCCGACTGGCTCTTCAGCGCCCGGCACGATCACGAGTGGCTCGTGCGGCATCGCTGGGTCGGCGCCGATCAGGGCAGCCTGTGCGCGGAGTGCCACCAGGAGTCCGACTGCGTCGACTGCCACGACGGGCGGGTCCGCCCGCGGCGCGTGCATCCGGGCGACTACCTCACCACGCACGTCGCCCAGGCCCGCCGGGATCAGCCGCGATGCACCAGCTGTCACGAGACCTCGCGGTTCTGCACCGAGTGCCACTCCCGCCTCGGCCTCTCGACCATGGCGGCGCCCGCGGTGCGCGCCACCTCGCGCTACCACCCCCCGAACGCGGTCTGGGTGCGTGGGCCCGTGCTGCACGGCCTCGAGGCGCGCCGCGCGATGAACGCCTGCGCCAGCTGCCACGCCGAGCGCGACTGCGTGCAGTGCCACGGGGCGCTCGGCATCGGCGCCGGCGTCAGCCCACACCCCCCGGGCTTCGCCGCCTCCTGTCTCGGCGCGCTCTCGGGCAACGCGCGCGCGTGCCGCACCTGCCACGGCGACCTCGAGGCGCTGCGCATGCGCTGCGGCGGCTGA
- a CDS encoding YbjN domain-containing protein, whose product MSASADVERAVGLIEHTIRGLGIDPAASRTQREGHVAFALRRGSARILIAVHSPTDELKEGRLRVVAPVVQLPAPDRLPELCRELLEANASKLVGAAFAISGEEVVVVTERSVQDLDGSEVDGMIRNVGRLADAWDDALAERYGARRSSDA is encoded by the coding sequence ATGAGCGCAAGTGCGGACGTCGAGCGCGCGGTCGGCCTGATCGAGCACACCATCCGGGGTCTCGGGATCGATCCCGCGGCGAGCCGGACCCAGCGAGAAGGCCACGTGGCGTTCGCGCTGCGGCGAGGGAGCGCGCGGATCCTGATCGCGGTGCATTCGCCGACGGACGAGCTGAAGGAGGGGCGCCTCCGTGTCGTCGCGCCCGTCGTCCAGCTCCCTGCGCCCGATCGTCTGCCGGAGCTGTGCAGGGAGCTGCTCGAGGCCAACGCGTCCAAGCTGGTCGGCGCCGCGTTCGCGATCAGCGGCGAGGAGGTCGTGGTCGTGACCGAGCGCTCCGTCCAGGACCTCGACGGCTCGGAGGTCGACGGCATGATCCGAAACGTCGGCCGCCTCGCGGACGCCTGGGACGACGCGCTGGCCGAGCGCTACGGAGCGCGCCGCTCGAGCGACGCGTAG
- a CDS encoding fumarylacetoacetate hydrolase family protein yields the protein MRYGRVEHGGRARWARFEGERAVLLDRAPWDGGEPDGETTGARKLAPVAPSKIVCAGRNYRAHAEELGNEVPNEPLLFLKPPSALIASGQDVVWPPASERVDYEGEVAAVIARRMRDVDPAAAAAGVFGLTCADDVTARDLQRADVQFTRGKGFDTFCPVGPWIESEPPPLDAITLRTRIDGELRQEGRTDQMVWGIAALISFISGVMTLEPGDLVLTGTPEGVGQLATGQTVEVEVEGVGTLRHGVRAHGSAP from the coding sequence ATGCGCTACGGACGAGTCGAGCACGGCGGCCGCGCGCGGTGGGCGCGCTTCGAGGGCGAGCGAGCGGTCTTGCTCGACCGCGCGCCGTGGGACGGCGGCGAGCCGGACGGCGAGACCACCGGAGCCCGCAAGCTCGCGCCGGTCGCGCCGAGCAAGATCGTCTGCGCGGGCCGGAACTACCGGGCGCACGCGGAGGAGCTGGGCAACGAGGTGCCGAACGAGCCGCTCCTCTTCCTCAAGCCCCCGAGCGCGCTCATCGCCTCGGGGCAGGACGTGGTGTGGCCACCCGCGTCGGAGCGCGTCGACTACGAGGGCGAGGTCGCGGCGGTGATCGCGCGACGCATGAGAGACGTCGACCCGGCCGCGGCCGCCGCGGGCGTGTTCGGGCTGACCTGCGCGGACGACGTCACCGCGCGCGACCTGCAGCGGGCGGACGTGCAGTTCACCCGAGGCAAGGGCTTCGACACGTTCTGCCCCGTCGGGCCCTGGATCGAGAGCGAGCCGCCGCCCCTCGACGCCATCACGCTGCGCACCCGGATCGACGGCGAGCTGCGGCAAGAGGGCCGGACCGACCAGATGGTCTGGGGCATCGCGGCCTTGATCTCGTTCATCAGCGGCGTCATGACCCTCGAGCCGGGAGACCTCGTGTTGACCGGCACCCCGGAGGGAGTCGGCCAGCTGGCGACCGGGCAGACCGTCGAGGTCGAGGTCGAAGGGGTCGGGACCCTGCGACACGGGGTCCGCGCGCACGGCTCGGCGCCGTAA
- a CDS encoding aldehyde dehydrogenase family protein, translating into MGWITQARGEGTQVDAPQGTIRSYAPATGELLGEVPVMDAERVRDAVARARRAQEAWALLPIEERCERIRRFRDEIVRRADEVVELIARECGKPKAEALTHEVFITADLATWYAREAPRILAPRELDLHLLKHRRAEVLYAPRGVVGIISPWNFPFVIPMGDVLAALVAGNGVVLKPSEVTPLIALKAKELYDAAGLPDDLFSVVTGDGKTGAALIDAGVDKVVFTGGVETGRKVAAACGERLIEATMELGGKAPVIVCDDADLERAARAVVFGGFANSGQVCIGVERVYAQGGIYDRLVERVVALTRELRQGDPLGDVDLGAIIFPPQIDNATRLIEDAVSRGAQLRCGGGRPDREGQFFEPTVLTGCGHDMAVMREEIFGPIVPIMRVTDDEEAIALANDSHLGLAAYVFSADRERARAIAERVRAGMVLVNDVVIGYAVSEAPFGGVKASGYGKIHGAESLRGMCEAKHLGTERIPMPARDPFWFPYQPAMVSGMRRALRAVYARGTLGERLGRLFG; encoded by the coding sequence ATGGGTTGGATCACGCAGGCACGAGGCGAGGGGACGCAGGTCGACGCGCCGCAGGGCACGATTCGCAGCTACGCGCCGGCCACGGGGGAGCTGCTCGGCGAGGTGCCGGTCATGGACGCCGAGCGCGTCCGTGACGCGGTGGCCCGGGCGCGGCGCGCGCAGGAGGCGTGGGCGCTCTTGCCCATCGAGGAGCGGTGCGAGCGCATCCGCCGCTTCCGGGACGAGATCGTGCGGCGCGCGGACGAGGTCGTGGAGCTCATCGCGCGCGAGTGCGGCAAGCCGAAAGCCGAGGCGCTCACCCACGAGGTCTTCATCACCGCCGACCTCGCGACGTGGTACGCCCGAGAGGCTCCGCGCATCCTGGCGCCGCGCGAGCTCGACCTGCACCTCCTGAAGCACCGCCGGGCCGAGGTGCTCTACGCGCCGCGGGGCGTCGTGGGCATCATCTCTCCCTGGAACTTCCCCTTCGTGATCCCGATGGGGGACGTGCTCGCCGCGCTGGTCGCGGGCAACGGCGTCGTGCTCAAGCCGAGCGAGGTCACTCCGCTCATCGCGCTCAAGGCCAAGGAGCTCTACGACGCGGCCGGACTGCCCGACGATCTCTTCTCGGTGGTGACCGGAGACGGCAAGACCGGCGCCGCCCTCATCGACGCGGGCGTCGACAAGGTCGTCTTCACCGGCGGCGTCGAGACGGGGCGCAAGGTCGCGGCCGCGTGCGGAGAGCGGCTGATCGAGGCGACGATGGAGCTCGGCGGCAAGGCGCCCGTCATCGTCTGCGACGACGCGGACCTCGAGCGGGCCGCGCGCGCGGTCGTCTTCGGCGGCTTCGCCAACTCGGGTCAGGTCTGCATCGGCGTCGAGCGGGTCTACGCCCAGGGCGGCATCTACGACCGCCTGGTGGAGCGCGTGGTCGCGCTGACCCGAGAGCTGCGCCAGGGTGACCCGCTGGGCGACGTCGACCTCGGGGCGATCATCTTCCCGCCCCAGATCGACAACGCCACCCGGCTGATCGAAGACGCGGTCTCGCGCGGCGCGCAGCTCCGCTGCGGGGGCGGACGGCCGGACCGCGAGGGCCAGTTCTTCGAGCCCACCGTGCTCACCGGCTGCGGGCACGACATGGCCGTGATGCGCGAGGAGATCTTCGGGCCGATCGTGCCGATCATGCGCGTCACCGACGACGAGGAGGCCATCGCGCTCGCCAACGACAGCCACCTCGGGCTCGCGGCGTACGTCTTCAGCGCCGACCGCGAGCGCGCGCGCGCCATCGCCGAGCGCGTCCGCGCCGGGATGGTGCTCGTCAACGACGTCGTCATCGGATACGCGGTGAGCGAGGCGCCCTTCGGCGGCGTCAAGGCGAGCGGCTACGGGAAGATCCACGGGGCCGAGAGCCTGCGGGGCATGTGCGAGGCCAAGCACCTCGGGACGGAGCGCATCCCGATGCCCGCGCGCGACCCCTTCTGGTTCCCCTACCAGCCCGCGATGGTGTCGGGCATGCGGCGCGCGCTCCGCGCGGTCTACGCGCGGGGCACGCTGGGGGAGCGCCTCGGCCGGCTCTTCGGCTGA